A single genomic interval of Oceanithermus profundus DSM 14977 harbors:
- a CDS encoding DUF2207 family protein, protein MVRIPSLPGVGAALTPALIVPAFAQGAPAAGPVTGLLAAALLLLAAGLFAVRKDPRDPAAPVIPRFRPPEGVSAALAAYLGDRSVTARVFAAAVAELAARGFVNVVGGPKPRIDRAPGPPETSPPLELRALLEALVPRRRPQIELGRENGETLLLARSELGRNLAKAAAPYLRPNGAAVGAVTVLASLALALAARLAYGHADAALLAGFFTLGYVFFGAQALQAAALGWERHRRVPGLARPRELARAGAGLLLVLLAALLGGLGLGLAAGAPAGALATALLLVAAWGARSLPALTREGAEAWRHLEGLARYLGTTDAAELRRIEAPEDTPETLRALYPYAVALGVESAFARRLERYLSVHPEEVQAAMLWDTTAESYPRMVGLYTYSLGVSRALHNAYQQAGAYTPELPGGR, encoded by the coding sequence ATGGTGCGCATTCCTTCCCTCCCGGGCGTCGGCGCCGCGCTGACGCCGGCCTTGATCGTCCCCGCCTTCGCGCAGGGCGCTCCGGCCGCCGGCCCGGTCACGGGCCTCCTGGCCGCGGCGCTGCTCCTGCTCGCCGCCGGGCTGTTCGCCGTTCGCAAAGACCCGCGCGACCCGGCCGCGCCGGTGATCCCCCGCTTCCGGCCGCCCGAAGGCGTGAGCGCGGCGCTGGCCGCTTACCTGGGCGACCGCAGCGTGACCGCGCGCGTCTTCGCCGCGGCGGTGGCCGAGCTGGCGGCGCGGGGTTTCGTGAACGTGGTGGGCGGCCCCAAGCCGCGCATCGACCGGGCGCCAGGTCCGCCGGAGACGAGTCCGCCGCTCGAGCTGCGCGCCCTGCTGGAGGCCCTGGTGCCCCGGCGGCGTCCGCAGATCGAACTCGGCCGCGAAAACGGGGAAACCCTGCTCCTGGCCCGCAGCGAGCTGGGGCGCAACCTGGCCAAGGCCGCGGCCCCCTACCTGCGCCCGAACGGGGCGGCGGTCGGCGCCGTCACCGTCCTGGCGTCGCTCGCCCTCGCCCTGGCCGCGCGGCTCGCCTACGGCCACGCCGACGCGGCGCTGCTGGCCGGCTTCTTCACCCTCGGCTACGTCTTCTTCGGCGCTCAGGCGCTGCAGGCCGCCGCCCTGGGCTGGGAACGCCACCGGCGGGTGCCCGGCCTCGCCCGGCCCCGCGAACTGGCGCGCGCCGGGGCCGGCCTGCTCCTCGTGCTGCTCGCGGCCCTGCTGGGGGGCCTGGGGCTGGGCCTCGCCGCCGGCGCTCCCGCCGGCGCGCTCGCCACGGCGCTGCTGCTGGTCGCGGCGTGGGGCGCCCGCTCGCTGCCCGCCCTCACCCGCGAAGGCGCCGAGGCCTGGCGGCACCTGGAGGGGCTGGCGCGCTACCTGGGCACCACCGACGCCGCCGAGCTGCGCCGCATCGAGGCGCCCGAGGACACCCCGGAGACGCTGCGCGCCCTCTACCCCTACGCCGTCGCCCTGGGCGTGGAGAGCGCCTTCGCCCGCCGGCTCGAGCGCTACCTGAGCGTCCACCCCGAGGAGGTCCAGGCGGCGATGCTGTGGGACACCACAGCGGAGAGCTACCCGCGCATGGTGGGCCTCTACACCTACAGCCTGGGGGTCTCCCGCGCGCTGCACAACGCCTACCAACAGGCCGGCGCCTACACCCCCGAGCTCCCCGGCGGCCGGTAG
- a CDS encoding FecCD family ABC transporter permease, with product MRTLGWLLLLGALALAVVLGVMVGAVPLGPDRVLTALADGLTGRAVDPIVWQIRLPRVLMAVLVGAALGVSGAVYQGLFRNPLADPYLMGAASGAAFGATVALTLTGSLSSAYAHSVAERWPASVPLFAFAGAVGAVALAVVLAGGVARRYNLILAGVVVGSVLIGLTTYLMMLDADRVRAVFSYTLGNLAFSGWPDVHRLAAYLAVALLPLFFFGRALNALQLGDAVAHTLGLPLAWIKLGLILGATLATAAAVAQVGIVGFVGLIVPHTMRRFAGEDYRALVPASALGGAVLLVLADLLARMLVRPAELPVGVVTTLLGGPFFLYLLRRQRA from the coding sequence GTGCGCACGCTCGGCTGGCTGCTCCTGCTCGGCGCCCTCGCCCTGGCCGTGGTGCTGGGGGTGATGGTGGGTGCGGTGCCGCTGGGGCCGGACCGGGTGCTCACCGCGCTCGCCGACGGCCTGACGGGTCGGGCGGTCGACCCCATCGTCTGGCAGATCCGGCTGCCGCGGGTGCTCATGGCGGTCCTGGTGGGGGCGGCGCTTGGCGTTTCGGGAGCCGTCTACCAGGGGTTGTTCCGCAACCCCCTCGCCGACCCCTACCTGATGGGCGCGGCTTCGGGGGCGGCCTTCGGGGCCACGGTGGCGCTCACCCTTACCGGATCGCTCTCGAGCGCCTACGCCCACAGCGTCGCCGAACGCTGGCCCGCGAGCGTGCCCCTCTTCGCCTTCGCGGGCGCGGTGGGCGCGGTGGCGCTGGCCGTCGTCCTCGCCGGCGGGGTGGCGCGGCGGTACAACCTGATCCTCGCGGGGGTGGTCGTGGGCAGCGTGCTGATCGGCCTCACCACCTACCTGATGATGCTCGACGCCGACCGGGTGCGCGCCGTCTTCAGCTACACCCTGGGCAACCTGGCCTTCAGCGGCTGGCCCGACGTGCACCGGCTCGCGGCGTACCTGGCGGTCGCGCTCCTGCCGCTCTTCTTCTTCGGGCGTGCGCTCAACGCGCTGCAGCTGGGCGACGCGGTGGCCCACACGCTGGGGTTGCCGCTCGCCTGGATCAAACTGGGCCTGATCCTGGGGGCGACGCTGGCCACGGCGGCCGCGGTGGCCCAGGTCGGCATCGTCGGGTTCGTGGGGTTGATCGTTCCCCACACGATGCGCCGGTTCGCGGGCGAGGACTACCGGGCGCTCGTGCCCGCGAGCGCGCTCGGCGGGGCGGTGCTCTTGGTGCTGGCCGACCTGCTGGCGCGGATGCTGGTGCGGCCGGCCGAGCTGCCGGTGGGCGTGGTGACGACGCTGCTCGGCGGCCCCTTCTTCCTCTACCTGCTCAGGAGGCAGCGTGCTTGA
- a CDS encoding DUF2207 family protein — translation MVARLLPLLLVTLFGLAGAREAILDFRAELELLPGGHLAVTEDLTVRIEHDRIRRGIYRDLLKRPVAAWGAASATAVRYTIEGARLDGAPIPWRVQTSAQGLRVYLGSPDALAPLGVHRYTLRYRAKHAAVARAGRGALEWNVTGNEWSFPIERTGVRLVLPPGLDPYAVEARAFYGPLGSRASSPLRPEAEALVFRLDAPLPPGSGLTLYAAWPLAALPVDEAPLDPLVAGLGLVLAALVLFEVWAWRRVGRDPGGAPVIPRFRPPEGVSAALAAYLQDRSLTPRAFAAAVAELAARGFLEVSGGSEPRLVRTAKPTDERLPRELRALLEALVPARRPQLALDRAHAETLQEARSGLGRNLARRAAPYLRPNHAAALAGAGAVTLVLAALAGHLAGEFGVAVFAGAAVLFYLLFAAAALHAAALAWERYRLVPGVSPLAELLRAGGSLLFVFGVPLLGGLFLGLFAGMAAGLLAAGLVLVGAFGLYLMPALTPEGAAVWRQLLGLARYLGTTDAAELRRIEAPEDTPETLRALYPYAVALGVESAFARRLERYLSVHPEAAPRTLLWSPSEDGAPRAGFAGFSTGVSRALQTAYARVGSASGSGSGSFSGGFSGGGGGGGGGGGW, via the coding sequence GTGGTAGCCCGGCTCCTGCCCCTGCTGCTGGTCACCCTGTTCGGCCTCGCGGGCGCCCGCGAGGCGATCCTCGACTTCCGGGCCGAGCTGGAGCTCTTGCCCGGCGGCCATCTCGCGGTGACCGAGGACCTGACCGTGCGCATCGAGCACGACCGCATCCGCCGGGGCATCTACCGCGACCTGCTGAAGCGGCCCGTGGCGGCCTGGGGGGCGGCGTCCGCGACCGCCGTGCGCTACACGATCGAAGGCGCCCGGCTCGACGGCGCGCCGATCCCCTGGCGGGTCCAGACCTCGGCCCAGGGCCTGCGCGTCTACCTGGGATCCCCGGACGCCCTCGCCCCGCTGGGGGTGCACCGCTACACCCTGCGCTACCGCGCCAAACACGCCGCCGTCGCCCGTGCCGGCCGGGGCGCGCTCGAGTGGAACGTGACCGGCAACGAATGGAGCTTCCCGATCGAGCGCACGGGCGTGCGCCTCGTCCTGCCTCCGGGCCTCGACCCCTACGCCGTGGAGGCGCGGGCCTTCTACGGGCCCCTGGGTTCGCGCGCCTCGTCCCCCCTGCGCCCCGAGGCGGAGGCGCTCGTCTTCCGCCTCGACGCCCCGCTGCCGCCGGGGTCGGGGCTTACCCTCTACGCCGCCTGGCCGCTGGCGGCCCTGCCCGTCGACGAGGCCCCGCTCGACCCCCTGGTGGCGGGGCTCGGCCTCGTCCTGGCCGCCCTCGTCCTCTTCGAGGTCTGGGCCTGGCGGCGCGTGGGCCGCGACCCCGGCGGCGCCCCGGTGATTCCCCGGTTCCGGCCGCCCGAAGGCGTGAGCGCGGCGCTGGCCGCCTACCTGCAAGACCGCAGCCTCACGCCCCGGGCCTTCGCCGCGGCGGTGGCCGAGCTGGCGGCGCGGGGCTTCCTCGAGGTTTCCGGGGGTTCCGAACCCCGCCTCGTCCGCACCGCCAAGCCGACCGACGAACGCCTACCGCGCGAGCTGCGCGCCCTGCTGGAGGCGCTGGTGCCCGCGCGGCGGCCGCAGCTCGCGCTCGACCGCGCGCACGCGGAGACGCTGCAAGAGGCCCGCTCCGGACTGGGCCGCAACCTGGCGCGGCGTGCCGCGCCCTACCTGCGCCCCAACCACGCCGCGGCGCTGGCGGGCGCGGGGGCGGTCACGCTGGTCCTCGCGGCGCTGGCGGGCCACCTCGCCGGCGAGTTCGGCGTCGCCGTCTTCGCGGGGGCGGCCGTGCTGTTCTACCTGCTCTTCGCCGCCGCGGCGCTGCACGCCGCGGCGCTGGCCTGGGAGCGCTACCGGCTCGTGCCGGGGGTGAGCCCCCTGGCCGAGCTGCTGCGGGCCGGCGGGAGCCTGCTCTTCGTCTTCGGGGTGCCGCTCCTGGGCGGCCTCTTCCTGGGCCTCTTCGCCGGTATGGCCGCAGGGCTGCTGGCGGCGGGGCTGGTGCTCGTGGGGGCGTTCGGCCTCTACCTGATGCCCGCGCTCACGCCCGAGGGGGCCGCGGTCTGGCGGCAGCTGCTGGGGCTGGCGCGCTACCTGGGCACCACCGACGCCGCCGAGCTGCGCCGCATCGAGGCGCCCGAGGACACCCCGGAGACGCTGCGCGCCCTCTACCCCTACGCCGTCGCCCTGGGCGTGGAGAGCGCCTTCGCCCGCCGGCTCGAGCGCTACCTGAGCGTCCACCCCGAGGCGGCCCCGCGGACGCTGCTCTGGAGCCCCAGCGAGGACGGGGCGCCCCGCGCTGGCTTCGCCGGGTTCAGCACCGGCGTGTCGCGGGCGCTGCAAACGGCCTACGCGCGGGTCGGTTCCGCCTCCGGCTCGGGCTCCGGCAGCTTCTCCGGTGGCTTCTCGGGCGGCGGCGGAGGCGGCGGGGGCGGCGGCGGGTGGTAA
- a CDS encoding LemA family protein — MTPTAYALWFVVLLLLLWLAWTYNRLVAARNAVKEGWSGIDVQLKRRHDLVPMLVDAVGAYARHERGLLERVARLRSRNVPDLEEEAELSHELERLLAVAEAYPELKASANFLSLQRQLVEVEEALQLARRYYNGAVRIYNTLLESFPTLLVARRFGFTPARYFELPLATEARAPEVKW; from the coding sequence GTGACCCCTACGGCCTACGCGCTTTGGTTCGTCGTTCTCCTGCTGCTCCTCTGGCTCGCCTGGACCTACAACCGCCTGGTGGCGGCGCGCAACGCGGTCAAGGAGGGCTGGTCGGGCATCGACGTGCAGCTCAAGCGCCGGCACGACCTGGTGCCGATGCTCGTCGACGCCGTGGGGGCCTACGCCCGGCACGAGCGGGGGCTGCTCGAGCGCGTGGCGCGGCTGCGCAGCCGCAACGTGCCCGACCTGGAGGAGGAGGCCGAGCTGAGCCACGAGCTCGAACGGCTGCTCGCGGTGGCCGAGGCCTACCCCGAGCTGAAGGCGAGCGCGAACTTCCTCAGCCTGCAGCGGCAGCTCGTCGAGGTGGAGGAGGCACTGCAGCTGGCGCGGCGCTACTACAACGGGGCCGTGCGGATCTACAACACCCTGCTCGAGTCGTTTCCCACCCTCCTCGTCGCCCGCCGCTTCGGCTTCACCCCGGCGCGCTACTTCGAACTGCCGCTGGCCACCGAAGCCCGGGCGCCGGAGGTGAAGTGGTAG
- a CDS encoding alpha/beta fold hydrolase, translating to MDRRIEALRAFRRRHRLRSLEQDGRVWRYYALGEGRRTLLFLHGMAGAGDIWFQQLEAYAERWRVVAPTYPATGSLEGLAGGVWAVLDAAGAPSAVVVGTSLGGLLAQYLAARRPERVERAVFANTFPPGHPEILKGRRMAALARWLPERLVLGAMLHNARRKLVPAAGGDALLAYYLEEQYTRRMRKADVLARSRAVFETFALPEPRMPHAVFEAANDPLIPPRARADLKARYPEAFVRDLGAVGHFPYLSHPERFNAALDAFLES from the coding sequence ATGGACCGGCGGATCGAGGCCTTGCGGGCGTTTCGGCGTCGCCACCGGCTGCGTTCGCTGGAGCAGGATGGTCGGGTCTGGCGTTACTACGCACTGGGCGAAGGACGGCGCACCCTCCTCTTCCTGCACGGCATGGCCGGCGCCGGCGACATCTGGTTCCAGCAGCTCGAGGCCTACGCGGAGCGCTGGCGGGTGGTGGCCCCCACCTACCCGGCGACCGGGTCGCTGGAGGGGCTGGCGGGCGGCGTTTGGGCGGTGCTCGACGCGGCGGGCGCGCCGAGCGCGGTGGTGGTCGGCACCTCGCTCGGCGGCCTGCTGGCCCAGTACCTGGCGGCCCGCCGCCCGGAGCGGGTGGAGCGGGCCGTCTTCGCCAACACCTTTCCACCGGGTCATCCCGAGATCCTGAAGGGCCGCCGCATGGCGGCGCTCGCCCGCTGGCTGCCCGAGCGGCTGGTGCTGGGGGCGATGCTGCACAACGCCCGGCGAAAGCTGGTGCCGGCTGCCGGCGGCGATGCGCTGCTCGCCTACTACCTGGAGGAACAGTACACCCGCCGGATGCGCAAGGCCGACGTCCTGGCCCGTTCGCGGGCCGTTTTCGAAACCTTCGCGCTCCCCGAGCCGCGCATGCCCCACGCCGTCTTCGAGGCCGCGAACGATCCGCTCATCCCGCCGCGGGCGCGCGCCGACCTGAAGGCGCGCTACCCGGAGGCCTTCGTGCGCGACCTTGGGGCCGTGGGCCACTTTCCCTACCTGAGCCATCCCGAGCGCTTCAACGCCGCGCTCGACGCGTTCTTGGAGTCGTGA
- a CDS encoding ABC transporter substrate-binding protein, whose translation MKKLVFLLALLASLALATSYPLVVTDDLGRTVTIPAEPQRIVVMLPSATETLCAVGACDRIVATDDYSNWPPEVADKPKAGGLYNPNVELIASFEPDLVVTSKYGKLTEALEQLGLTVYAVNTQTFEDIFRTARTLGELVNREAEAEALVARINREVYALESQAAKAADRPTVYYEIDATPYTVGPGSFIGVLIAKARGVNVIPAELGLFPKISPELVVEKNPEVIVLGDAPYGVTAAKIAERPGWAAVQAVKDGRVCELTKEQTDVVHRPGPRVAEGLRVLIDCFHPGLLGE comes from the coding sequence ATGAAAAAGCTCGTCTTCCTGTTGGCCCTCCTCGCAAGCCTGGCCCTGGCCACGTCCTACCCGCTCGTCGTCACCGACGACCTGGGGCGCACGGTCACGATCCCCGCCGAGCCCCAGCGCATCGTGGTGATGCTGCCCTCGGCCACCGAGACGCTCTGCGCCGTGGGCGCCTGCGACCGGATCGTGGCCACCGACGACTACTCCAACTGGCCCCCCGAGGTGGCGGACAAGCCCAAGGCCGGGGGGCTGTACAACCCCAACGTCGAGCTCATCGCCAGCTTCGAACCCGACCTGGTGGTCACCAGCAAGTACGGCAAGCTCACCGAGGCCCTGGAGCAGCTGGGCCTCACCGTCTACGCGGTCAACACCCAGACCTTCGAGGACATCTTCCGCACCGCCCGCACCCTCGGCGAGCTCGTGAACCGCGAGGCGGAGGCCGAGGCGCTCGTCGCCCGCATCAACCGGGAGGTCTACGCGCTGGAATCGCAGGCGGCCAAGGCGGCCGACCGCCCGACGGTCTACTACGAGATCGACGCCACCCCCTACACCGTGGGCCCCGGCTCCTTCATCGGCGTGCTCATCGCCAAGGCGCGCGGGGTGAACGTGATCCCCGCCGAGCTGGGCCTCTTCCCCAAGATCAGCCCCGAGCTGGTGGTGGAGAAGAACCCCGAGGTGATCGTGCTGGGCGACGCGCCCTACGGCGTGACCGCGGCCAAGATCGCCGAGCGGCCGGGCTGGGCGGCCGTTCAGGCGGTGAAGGACGGCCGCGTCTGCGAACTGACCAAGGAGCAGACCGACGTGGTTCACCGCCCCGGCCCCCGGGTCGCCGAGGGGCTCCGGGTGCTTATCGACTGCTTCCACCCCGGCCTGCTAGGCGAGTAG
- a CDS encoding cobyrinate a,c-diamide synthase — protein MKLPRLVIAAPSSGSGKTTVAAVLLAAWRARGRVVQPFKAGPDYIDPTHLGRAAGRTPRNLDGWFLDRPELLEVFRRGSAGAEGALVEGVMGLFDGRDALGREGSTAQAARWLDAPVVLVVDARAMAGSIAALVRGFRDHDPRLWLAGVVANRVGSARHAEILTEALEPVGVPLLGYLPRDPAFALPERHLGLVPAGERSLEPEAWARAAGTLDVEALWRLAQAAPALELPPHRLPEGRRPLRARIAVARDAAFSFYYPEALELLEQLGAELVPFSPLADEGPPEDAGAVWIGGGYPELYARELAANRGALAALRRFPGPVYAECGGLMYLSEALETPEGRYAMVGLVPGAARMQNRPTLGYRHVEALADGPVARRGWRAKGHAFHYSTRPAVEPAAWRRVDGTEREGYSDGRVHASYTHLYFPAAPELARRFVEAAAARAGV, from the coding sequence GTGAAGCTGCCGCGTCTGGTGATCGCCGCGCCGTCGTCGGGTTCGGGAAAAACGACGGTGGCGGCGGTCTTGCTGGCGGCCTGGCGGGCGCGGGGCCGGGTCGTGCAGCCCTTCAAGGCGGGCCCCGACTACATCGATCCTACCCACCTGGGCCGGGCGGCGGGGCGGACGCCGCGCAACCTCGACGGCTGGTTCCTCGACCGGCCCGAGCTGCTCGAGGTCTTCCGGCGCGGATCGGCGGGTGCGGAGGGCGCGCTGGTGGAAGGGGTGATGGGGCTCTTCGACGGGCGCGACGCCCTGGGGCGCGAGGGCTCCACCGCCCAGGCGGCGCGCTGGCTGGACGCGCCGGTGGTGCTGGTGGTGGACGCGCGGGCGATGGCCGGCTCCATCGCCGCGCTGGTGCGGGGGTTTCGCGACCACGACCCGCGCCTGTGGCTGGCAGGGGTGGTGGCCAACCGGGTGGGCTCGGCGCGGCACGCGGAGATCCTGACCGAGGCGCTCGAGCCCGTGGGGGTGCCGCTGCTGGGCTACCTGCCGCGCGACCCCGCGTTCGCGCTGCCCGAGCGGCACCTGGGCCTGGTGCCGGCCGGCGAGCGTTCGCTCGAACCCGAAGCCTGGGCCCGGGCGGCGGGCACGCTCGACGTGGAGGCGCTGTGGCGGCTGGCGCAGGCGGCGCCGGCGCTCGAGCTTCCCCCGCATCGTTTGCCCGAAGGGCGCCGGCCCCTGCGGGCGCGGATCGCGGTGGCCCGGGACGCCGCCTTCAGCTTTTACTACCCCGAGGCGCTCGAGCTGCTCGAGCAGCTGGGCGCGGAGCTCGTGCCCTTCAGCCCGCTCGCGGACGAGGGGCCGCCCGAGGACGCGGGCGCGGTCTGGATCGGTGGGGGGTATCCCGAGCTCTACGCGCGCGAGCTGGCCGCGAACCGGGGCGCGCTGGCGGCGCTGCGCCGCTTCCCGGGGCCGGTCTACGCCGAGTGCGGCGGCCTGATGTACCTCTCCGAGGCCCTCGAGACCCCCGAGGGGCGCTATGCGATGGTCGGCCTGGTGCCCGGCGCGGCGCGCATGCAAAACCGCCCCACCCTGGGCTACCGTCACGTCGAGGCGCTGGCCGACGGTCCGGTGGCCCGGCGCGGCTGGCGCGCCAAGGGGCACGCCTTCCACTACTCCACCCGCCCCGCGGTGGAGCCCGCGGCCTGGCGGCGGGTGGACGGGACCGAGCGCGAGGGCTACTCGGACGGCCGGGTGCACGCCAGCTACACCCACCTCTACTTCCCGGCGGCGCCCGAGCTGGCCCGGCGCTTCGTCGAGGCGGCCGCCGCGCGCGCGGGGGTGTGA
- the cobO gene encoding cob(I)yrinic acid a,c-diamide adenosyltransferase — MNKERPKGERRGLVLVYTGDGKGKTTAALGLVLRALGRGFRPRIFQFMKHERAAFGEHRALEKLGVPIEGLGDGFSWRSRDLEKSAELARAGWQRAAAAIASGDWDLVVLDEVTYPLRFGWIPVTEVVETLRARPRHVHVVLTGRDAPAQLVALADTVTEMKKIKHAYDAGVPAQKGMEH, encoded by the coding sequence ATGAACAAGGAACGGCCTAAAGGCGAGCGCCGCGGGCTGGTGCTCGTCTACACCGGCGACGGCAAGGGCAAGACGACCGCGGCCCTGGGCCTGGTGCTGCGCGCGCTGGGCCGCGGCTTCCGGCCGCGCATCTTTCAGTTCATGAAGCACGAGCGCGCCGCCTTCGGCGAGCACCGGGCGCTCGAGAAGCTGGGCGTGCCCATCGAAGGGTTGGGCGACGGGTTCAGCTGGCGCTCGCGCGATCTGGAGAAGTCCGCGGAGCTGGCGCGGGCGGGCTGGCAGCGGGCGGCGGCGGCCATCGCCTCGGGGGACTGGGACCTGGTCGTTCTCGACGAGGTGACCTACCCGCTTCGGTTCGGCTGGATTCCCGTGACCGAAGTCGTGGAAACCCTGCGCGCCCGGCCGCGGCACGTGCACGTGGTGCTCACCGGCCGCGACGCCCCGGCGCAGCTCGTGGCGCTGGCCGACACCGTGACCGAGATGAAGAAGATCAAGCACGCCTACGACGCCGGCGTGCCGGCGCAAAAGGGCATGGAGCATTAG
- a CDS encoding ABC transporter ATP-binding protein has translation MLEARGLHFGYPQGPRVLAGVELRLEPGTWLAVLGPNGSGKTTLLALLLGLLRPSAGEVRLDGRALHAWSAAARGRRIAYLPQNGPYPPGLTAEEVVRLGRLPHLGLWSREGPEDEAAVAWAMRVTETAALADRPLAALSGGERQRVLLARALAQRPRYLLLDEPTNHLDLHHQAALLRLLGRLAAEGIGVASVFHDPNHALAARRAVLLEGGRVADAGTPEQVITGAAFRRVYAGDVRVLRGEGRVAVLPRWAEVEE, from the coding sequence GTGCTTGAGGCGCGGGGCCTGCACTTCGGCTACCCGCAGGGGCCGCGGGTGCTGGCGGGGGTGGAGCTGCGGCTCGAGCCCGGAACCTGGCTCGCGGTGCTGGGGCCCAACGGATCGGGCAAGACGACGCTGCTTGCGCTGCTGCTGGGCCTGCTGCGCCCCAGCGCCGGCGAGGTCCGCCTGGACGGGCGCGCCCTGCACGCCTGGAGCGCGGCCGCGCGCGGCCGCCGGATCGCCTACCTTCCCCAAAACGGCCCCTACCCGCCGGGGCTCACCGCCGAGGAGGTGGTCCGCCTCGGCCGCCTGCCCCACCTGGGGTTGTGGAGCCGCGAGGGCCCGGAGGACGAGGCCGCGGTGGCCTGGGCCATGCGGGTCACGGAAACGGCCGCGCTGGCGGACCGGCCCCTGGCCGCCCTCTCCGGAGGGGAGCGGCAGCGGGTCTTGCTCGCCCGGGCCCTGGCGCAGCGCCCCCGCTACCTGCTCCTCGACGAACCCACCAACCACCTCGACCTGCACCACCAGGCGGCCCTGCTCAGGTTGCTGGGGCGGCTCGCCGCCGAGGGCATCGGGGTCGCGAGCGTCTTTCACGACCCCAACCACGCGCTCGCGGCGCGCCGGGCGGTGCTGCTCGAGGGCGGCCGGGTCGCCGACGCCGGAACCCCGGAGCAGGTGATCACGGGGGCGGCGTTCCGCCGGGTGTACGCGGGGGACGTCCGCGTCCTGCGCGGCGAGGGCCGGGTGGCGGTGCTGCCGCGCTGGGCGGAGGTGGAGGAATGA